From Candidatus Krumholzibacteriia bacterium, a single genomic window includes:
- the ybgF gene encoding tol-pal system protein YbgF: MTLARGRGGKSLATVLGAFLLLGVCAGKKLSPLELRVARLEEQVAALEATRERLHASLDSLEALVAEQTSEVRSRRASGDEHISRLQTSLQALQSDLESLRLDVSELRDRLQFEVGQGATPGGAGAPAGAAASGDNPRALYEAAYQDLSQGKHDLALMGFHEVLSRFPTSELADNAQYWIGEVYYDKQDYPQALEEFLKVEQSFPTGDKVPAALLKIGMTQQQLGKSRSADKTFQNLIQRFPSTEEARLARTKLSSP, translated from the coding sequence ATGACGCTTGCCCGAGGACGAGGCGGCAAGTCGCTGGCGACCGTGCTCGGCGCCTTCTTGCTGCTCGGCGTCTGCGCTGGAAAGAAGCTGTCGCCGCTGGAACTGCGGGTGGCGCGTCTGGAAGAGCAAGTCGCCGCCCTCGAGGCGACACGCGAGCGCTTACACGCCAGCCTCGATAGCTTGGAAGCCCTCGTCGCCGAGCAGACGTCGGAAGTCCGTTCTCGACGCGCCAGCGGGGACGAGCACATTTCCCGCTTGCAGACGTCGCTGCAGGCCCTGCAGAGCGATCTCGAGAGTCTCCGCCTCGATGTCTCCGAGCTCCGTGACCGCCTGCAATTCGAGGTCGGACAGGGAGCGACCCCTGGGGGGGCCGGCGCTCCCGCAGGGGCAGCTGCCAGTGGCGATAACCCCCGGGCCCTCTACGAAGCCGCTTACCAAGACCTCTCCCAGGGCAAGCATGATCTGGCGCTCATGGGGTTCCACGAGGTCCTCTCCCGTTTCCCCACCTCGGAGCTGGCCGACAACGCGCAGTACTGGATCGGCGAAGTCTATTACGACAAGCAGGATTACCCGCAGGCCCTGGAGGAATTCCTCAAGGTGGAGCAGAGTTTCCCCACCGGAGACAAGGTCCCGGCCGCCTTGCTCAAGATCGGGATGACCCAGCAGCAGCTGGGGAAGAGCCGGTCGGCGGACAAGACCTTCCAGAACCTGATCCAGCGCTTTCCCTCCACCGAGGAAGCCAGGCTGGCGCGGACCAAGCTTTCCTCTCCCTGA
- the pal gene encoding peptidoglycan-associated lipoprotein Pal, with protein sequence MRRLLLVSMIAVLGLAVLDGCSKPPPPPPPVETPPPPPPPPPPPPPPPPPPPAPKLTQGDLGDVFYDYDKADIREDGRATLTENGRKLVEVRDAMILVEGHCDERGTTEYNLALGDRRAVAAKDFLASYGVDGSRIETISYGENKPFSMGHDESAWAQNRRAHFVVK encoded by the coding sequence ATGCGTAGGTTACTTCTCGTCAGCATGATCGCCGTGCTGGGCCTAGCGGTCCTGGACGGGTGCAGCAAGCCGCCGCCACCACCGCCGCCGGTGGAGACGCCTCCACCGCCGCCGCCACCACCTCCGCCACCACCGCCACCTCCACCGCCGCCACCGGCGCCGAAGCTGACGCAAGGTGATCTCGGCGACGTGTTCTACGACTACGACAAGGCGGACATCCGTGAGGACGGGCGTGCGACCTTGACCGAGAACGGGCGCAAGCTCGTGGAGGTCAGGGACGCCATGATCCTGGTGGAAGGACACTGCGACGAGCGCGGTACCACAGAGTACAACTTGGCGCTCGGCGATCGCCGTGCCGTGGCCGCGAAGGATTTCCTCGCCAGCTACGGCGTCGACGGGAGCCGCATCGAGACGATCAGCTACGGTGAGAACAAGCCCTTTTCCATGGGTCACGACGAGTCCGCTTGGGCCCAGAATCGGCGGGCTCACTTCGTGGTGAAGTGA